Proteins co-encoded in one Roseiconus lacunae genomic window:
- a CDS encoding DUF3179 domain-containing (seleno)protein, producing the protein MISHLIMIGIVVVAAPLAWLAYQANTYKPDRQLSLRPPTAEELAKERALQEELDKKWNANENHPKLRALASFKGHRDPVLRDSSDVQLDDAAEVIGVEMDGVQCAVVMAPMVDPKNHIVNLVLAGKPVTVTYCDLANCVRVVTDNRSDSVPSDSIPLNVGGLDVFNRMVVELDGELYAQSSENLPLADYPYERTTWGSWRKDNAETKVWIP; encoded by the coding sequence ACCAGGCCAACACGTACAAGCCAGATCGGCAATTGTCTTTGCGTCCGCCAACGGCAGAAGAATTGGCGAAAGAGAGGGCATTGCAAGAAGAGCTTGATAAGAAGTGGAACGCCAACGAAAATCATCCGAAGTTGCGTGCTCTGGCTTCGTTTAAAGGGCATCGTGACCCTGTCCTTCGTGATTCGTCTGACGTGCAGCTTGACGATGCCGCTGAAGTCATCGGTGTTGAAATGGATGGGGTCCAGTGCGCCGTGGTGATGGCCCCGATGGTGGACCCCAAGAATCACATCGTCAATCTGGTCCTCGCCGGAAAACCCGTCACGGTGACCTACTGTGACCTGGCGAACTGTGTTCGAGTGGTCACGGACAACCGCTCCGATTCGGTTCCCTCCGATTCAATTCCGCTGAATGTGGGCGGATTGGATGTCTTCAATCGAATGGTCGTTGAACTCGACGGCGAACTGTACGCTCAGTCAAGTGAGAACCTTCCACTTGCCGACTACCCCTACGAGCGAACCACGTGGGGAAGCTGGCGGAAAGACAACGCAGAGACAAAAGTCTGGATCCCATAA